In one Desulfobacterales bacterium genomic region, the following are encoded:
- the gmk gene encoding guanylate kinase, with translation MVLSTSSITAVSGARQRRLFIISAPSGAGKTTLCRAVLGRFPDMQYSISHTTRSPRKGEKDGVDYYFTSIQAFESGIKQHKWAEWARVYDNYYGTSAEFIDARIKAGNDVLLDIDVQGASQIIRRYPACVTIFIMPPSLESLRERLVTRETDSSEVIEKRLKIAVDEISRRNLYRHVIVNDKLPDAVAELVSIIEMYRLN, from the coding sequence ATGGTATTATCCACCAGCAGCATTACTGCAGTCTCAGGTGCCAGGCAGCGGCGACTGTTTATAATATCCGCCCCCTCCGGTGCGGGCAAGACGACCCTGTGCCGGGCCGTATTGGGCCGGTTTCCGGATATGCAGTATTCCATATCCCATACCACCCGGTCGCCCCGTAAAGGAGAAAAAGACGGGGTGGACTATTATTTTACTTCAATACAAGCGTTTGAATCCGGCATAAAGCAGCACAAGTGGGCCGAATGGGCACGGGTATATGACAATTACTACGGGACATCCGCTGAATTTATTGATGCCCGGATTAAGGCCGGCAATGACGTGCTGCTGGATATAGATGTGCAGGGGGCCTCACAGATTATCCGACGATATCCTGCGTGTGTAACCATTTTTATCATGCCGCCGTCATTGGAGAGCCTCAGAGAGCGGCTGGTGACCCGTGAGACAGACAGCAGCGAGGTTATTGAGAAACGGCTGAAAATCGCTGTGGATGAAATAAGCCGGAGAAATTTATATCGTCATGTCATCGTCAATGACAAGTTGCCGGATGCCGTTGCTGAACTGGTCTCCATTATCGAAATGTATCGTTTAAACTAA
- a CDS encoding SIS domain-containing protein, producing MFDRLYNDHLSCFQCLPRIKNAIVAAGEAFTRAIDNGNRIFVCGNGGSAADAQHFSAEIVGRFNKERRAWPAIALSTNSSILTAVANDYSYDDIFARQLEGLASEGDMLLGISTSGNSANVIKAVARAREMKIASITLLGKSGGKLNGFSDQSILIPYENTARIQEAHIFILHVWAEMIETALTGGPVL from the coding sequence ATGTTTGACCGGCTGTACAATGACCATTTGAGTTGTTTCCAATGCCTTCCCCGCATCAAAAACGCCATTGTGGCGGCGGGCGAGGCGTTTACCCGTGCCATAGATAACGGGAACCGGATATTTGTATGCGGCAACGGGGGCTCTGCCGCCGATGCCCAGCATTTTTCCGCGGAGATCGTCGGCAGATTCAACAAAGAACGAAGGGCGTGGCCGGCGATTGCCCTTTCCACCAACTCGTCAATCCTGACCGCTGTTGCCAATGATTATTCCTATGATGACATCTTTGCCCGCCAGCTGGAAGGACTTGCCTCGGAAGGCGATATGCTTCTGGGGATTTCCACTTCCGGAAATTCGGCAAATGTCATCAAAGCCGTCGCCAGGGCTCGTGAGATGAAGATTGCTTCAATTACGCTGCTGGGCAAATCTGGCGGCAAATTGAACGGTTTTTCGGATCAGTCTATCCTGATTCCATATGAGAACACCGCACGGATTCAGGAAGCGCATATCTTTATTCTCCACGTCTGGGCGGAAATGATCGAAACCGCTCTGACCGGGGGGCCGGTATTGTGA
- the rfaD gene encoding ADP-glyceromanno-heptose 6-epimerase, protein MYIVTGGAGFIGSAFIWKLNQSGINDILVVDNLAQSEKWKNLVNRQYKDYIHKTVFIEQLLRENFTGIEAIVHLGACSSTTERDADFLMENNFHFSRTLARYAIERKIRFINASSAATYGAGEKGFSDDEALIPALRPLNMYGYSKQLFDLWLLRENLSNKVASLKFFNVYGPNEYHKADMCSVIYKSFFQVKDTGRISLFKSYRPEYPDGGQLRDFVYVKDCVEVIMWLVQHPEINGIFNVGTGKSRTWKDLALAVFDAMGVAQQIDYIEMPQHLKDRYQYFTQANMEKLSAAGCPVQFTSLEEGTHDYITRYLNESDPCL, encoded by the coding sequence ATGTATATTGTAACCGGAGGCGCCGGATTCATCGGCAGCGCGTTCATCTGGAAACTCAACCAGTCAGGAATTAACGATATTCTGGTTGTCGACAACCTTGCCCAATCCGAAAAATGGAAAAATCTTGTCAACCGGCAGTATAAAGATTATATTCACAAAACTGTTTTTATAGAACAGCTGCTGCGCGAAAATTTTACCGGAATTGAAGCGATTGTCCATCTGGGGGCCTGTTCGTCAACGACCGAACGGGACGCTGATTTTTTAATGGAAAACAATTTCCATTTTTCAAGGACATTGGCCCGATACGCCATAGAACGGAAAATCCGGTTTATCAACGCTTCCAGTGCAGCCACCTACGGAGCCGGAGAAAAGGGATTTTCTGATGATGAAGCCTTAATCCCTGCTCTGAGGCCGCTGAACATGTACGGCTACAGCAAACAGCTGTTTGACCTGTGGCTGCTCCGGGAAAATCTGTCGAACAAGGTGGCCAGCCTGAAATTTTTCAATGTATACGGGCCCAATGAATATCACAAGGCTGATATGTGCAGCGTGATTTATAAGTCCTTTTTTCAGGTCAAAGACACCGGCAGAATCAGCCTTTTCAAATCGTACCGCCCCGAATATCCTGACGGCGGCCAGCTCAGAGATTTTGTCTATGTCAAGGACTGTGTCGAAGTGATCATGTGGCTGGTGCAGCATCCGGAAATCAACGGCATTTTCAATGTCGGCACGGGAAAATCTCGCACCTGGAAGGACCTGGCCCTCGCCGTGTTTGATGCGATGGGGGTTGCACAACAGATTGACTATATCGAGATGCCGCAGCATTTAAAAGACCGGTATCAGTACTTTACCCAGGCGAATATGGAAAAACTGTCCGCCGCCGGCTGTCCGGTTCAGTTTACCAGTCTCGAAGAAGGGACTCATGATTACATTACCCGGTATCTCAATGAATCCGACCCCTGTCTTTGA
- a CDS encoding DUF4416 family protein, with amino-acid sequence MSTPRESKPAKLVISLFMKDKILIEPISAQLVEKFGPVDMISSWFPFDYTSYYESEMGTPLFRRMMVFKTLIDPCALPDIKLFTNTVEHGCAMGEKRQVNIDPGYLVHERFVLATGKNYTHRIYIGQGIYADLTLIFTRGAFQTLPWTYPDYAQENLKAFLEQVRKKYVLDFKEIDGIKPAEKTGDNIYD; translated from the coding sequence TTGAGCACACCCAGAGAATCCAAACCGGCGAAACTGGTTATCAGCCTTTTTATGAAGGACAAAATTCTTATTGAACCCATATCCGCACAACTGGTCGAAAAATTCGGTCCGGTTGATATGATCAGCTCGTGGTTTCCGTTTGATTATACATCCTATTATGAGTCTGAGATGGGCACCCCGTTGTTCCGGCGGATGATGGTCTTCAAAACGCTTATCGATCCGTGCGCGTTGCCGGATATCAAGCTTTTTACCAATACGGTAGAACACGGCTGCGCCATGGGGGAAAAACGGCAGGTCAATATAGATCCCGGATATCTGGTCCATGAACGGTTCGTACTGGCTACCGGGAAAAATTATACCCACCGGATTTATATCGGACAAGGAATATATGCCGATCTGACGCTGATCTTTACCCGAGGCGCTTTTCAGACACTGCCGTGGACGTACCCGGATTATGCCCAGGAGAATCTGAAGGCCTTTCTTGAGCAGGTCCGTAAAAAATATGTACTGGATTTCAAGGAGATAGATGGGATAAAACCCGCTGAAAAAACAGGGGATAACATATATGATTAA
- a CDS encoding glycosyltransferase family 39 protein, with amino-acid sequence MTGYRVPDDDTYPYRYLPILVFVLGFFIRLYACCFTFIINPDGVLYIHQARALFYGQWDAVTSCGLPDLSVYPILIAGAFALLHDWMAAARGVSLVFGSALLLPVYFTLRRFFDRNVSATATLIFALIPVMVGRSADVLRDPVCWFFLALAIYGFVTYMDRKNSWYLLLSSICFILASWARIESILYAGISFLCMLPVKQDRKLRHLMVFVLPFLCLALVSIIGVTACDMSVNDLHRAKLLANKMFQPFYRYSQLQMELAQLSAGFQDDFMEFFLPEARANLWLVAFGTLLNRVLEAFFYPFALVFGIGLAGIGRRIKTDRRILYLSALTVSAAGLLYLHTLDTWAVYYRFIVIMILPCAVFAGFGIEKIRSAIQHKIRVGEAGALALIVFLILVSGLPKNLYYRGYDKQVFRQIGESIAGRQDRSRPVEVATSSQTHRWVSFYANLGFPGAACPESGAMNNWEQAAADEAGFIRHLKQNNMRYVLWEQRRWPAGAADPANSLRDAGFVELGRWNHPDTGQMILYELR; translated from the coding sequence ATGACAGGTTATCGGGTTCCTGATGATGATACATACCCGTATCGGTATCTGCCGATACTGGTTTTTGTGCTGGGATTTTTCATCCGGCTCTATGCCTGCTGCTTTACCTTTATCATCAATCCGGACGGGGTGCTGTATATCCACCAGGCCCGGGCGCTGTTTTACGGGCAATGGGACGCGGTGACGTCATGCGGGCTGCCGGATCTGTCCGTGTATCCGATTCTGATCGCCGGGGCGTTTGCGCTGCTGCACGACTGGATGGCTGCGGCCCGGGGCGTGTCGCTCGTATTCGGGTCGGCCCTCCTGCTTCCGGTCTATTTTACGTTGAGGCGTTTTTTCGATAGAAATGTCAGCGCAACGGCGACGCTGATATTTGCATTGATTCCGGTGATGGTCGGGCGCAGTGCGGATGTTCTCCGGGACCCGGTCTGCTGGTTTTTTCTGGCCCTGGCAATCTACGGGTTCGTCACGTATATGGACCGGAAAAACAGCTGGTATCTTCTGCTTTCGTCAATTTGTTTCATCCTGGCGTCATGGGCCCGGATTGAATCCATTTTGTATGCCGGGATATCCTTTTTATGCATGTTGCCGGTGAAGCAGGATCGTAAACTGCGTCACCTCATGGTGTTTGTACTGCCCTTTTTGTGTCTGGCCCTCGTTTCTATCATCGGTGTGACCGCCTGTGACATGTCGGTCAATGATCTGCACCGGGCAAAATTGCTGGCAAACAAAATGTTCCAGCCGTTTTACCGTTACAGTCAGCTTCAAATGGAACTGGCGCAGTTGTCTGCCGGGTTTCAGGATGATTTTATGGAGTTTTTCCTTCCCGAGGCGCGCGCCAATCTGTGGCTGGTTGCCTTCGGTACCCTGCTCAACCGGGTGCTGGAAGCGTTTTTCTATCCTTTTGCGCTGGTTTTTGGTATCGGACTGGCGGGAATCGGCAGGCGGATAAAAACCGATCGCAGAATCCTGTATCTGTCGGCGCTGACGGTGTCGGCCGCGGGGTTGCTGTACCTGCACACGCTGGACACCTGGGCGGTTTATTACCGGTTTATCGTTATTATGATCCTGCCCTGTGCCGTGTTTGCCGGATTTGGAATCGAAAAGATCCGCAGCGCGATTCAGCACAAAATCCGGGTCGGGGAGGCCGGGGCATTGGCCCTGATCGTCTTTTTGATTCTGGTATCCGGTCTGCCCAAGAACTTGTATTATCGCGGATATGACAAGCAGGTGTTTCGGCAGATTGGCGAATCCATTGCCGGGCGGCAGGACCGGTCCCGACCTGTGGAGGTCGCTACATCCAGCCAGACGCACCGGTGGGTTTCGTTTTATGCCAACCTCGGTTTTCCGGGGGCTGCCTGCCCGGAATCCGGAGCGATGAACAACTGGGAACAGGCTGCGGCTGATGAAGCAGGCTTTATCCGGCATCTCAAGCAGAATAACATGCGATATGTGTTATGGGAGCAACGCCGCTGGCCGGCAGGTGCCGCGGATCCGGCAAATTCGTTGCGTGATGCCGGATTTGTGGAACTGGGTCGATGGAATCATCCGGATACCGGACAGATGATTTTGTATGAGTTGAGGTAA
- the hldE gene encoding bifunctional D-glycero-beta-D-manno-heptose-7-phosphate kinase/D-glycero-beta-D-manno-heptose 1-phosphate adenylyltransferase HldE: protein MTSYPDFSKCHVIVVGDVMLDVYLWGDVERISPEAPVPVVRIREKTRTLGGAGNVTLNLAGLKCPATLLGVRGDDISGQALSETFARNGIREDLIVSAGVPTTTKTRIIGQGQQLVRLDEEDPSEISPLLQQQILDRLDALLTDAGAVIISDYGKGMFKGTLAQDIIRRCRPLHIPVFVDPKGNNWKRYAGAACITPNLAEFNLAAPFDKQDPRQLEQQARRMIEQLALSNLMVTRGPQGMSLFSGNANPIHIPAEAREVFDVSGAGDTVIAVLAAGVAAGLTVAEAAELANTAAGIVVGKIGTRPISCAELKTAVKGRKLNLTGKFCDPAEAARIISDWKEEGKRVVFTNGCFDILHIGHIKLLHAAADEGDKLVVGLNSDISVKRLKGDCRPVMPEEDRAALLASIRCVDMVVIFEQDTPIELIAAFEPDVIVKGGDYSPETVVGHDIVERRGGKTVIIPLIDGVSTTSVIRSMKSVT, encoded by the coding sequence GTGACGTCATATCCCGATTTTTCGAAATGTCATGTCATTGTGGTGGGCGATGTCATGCTGGACGTCTACCTGTGGGGAGACGTAGAGCGTATCTCCCCGGAAGCGCCGGTACCCGTGGTTCGGATCCGGGAAAAAACACGCACCCTGGGAGGTGCGGGAAACGTCACCCTCAATCTGGCCGGACTCAAATGCCCCGCCACCCTGCTGGGGGTCCGGGGAGACGATATATCCGGACAAGCGTTGTCCGAAACGTTTGCCCGAAACGGTATCCGGGAGGACCTGATCGTATCCGCCGGCGTGCCGACCACCACCAAAACGCGAATTATCGGTCAGGGTCAGCAACTGGTGCGGCTGGATGAGGAAGATCCCTCCGAGATTTCACCACTGCTGCAGCAGCAGATTCTCGACCGGCTGGACGCCCTCCTGACGGATGCCGGTGCCGTTATCATATCGGATTACGGAAAAGGAATGTTCAAGGGAACGCTGGCGCAGGACATCATCCGCCGTTGCCGGCCCCTTCACATTCCGGTGTTCGTGGACCCCAAGGGAAACAACTGGAAACGCTATGCCGGCGCCGCCTGCATCACCCCCAATCTGGCTGAATTTAACCTGGCAGCCCCGTTTGACAAACAGGACCCGCGGCAGCTGGAACAGCAGGCCAGACGCATGATCGAACAACTGGCGCTTTCGAATCTGATGGTAACCCGCGGGCCCCAGGGAATGTCTTTATTTTCCGGAAACGCAAACCCGATTCATATCCCCGCCGAGGCCAGGGAAGTATTTGACGTATCCGGTGCCGGAGATACGGTTATCGCCGTTCTGGCGGCCGGCGTTGCCGCCGGTCTGACGGTAGCTGAAGCGGCCGAGCTGGCCAATACGGCCGCCGGCATTGTCGTGGGTAAAATCGGCACCCGGCCGATCTCCTGCGCCGAACTCAAAACCGCCGTCAAAGGCAGAAAACTCAACCTGACCGGAAAATTCTGCGATCCGGCCGAGGCCGCCCGGATCATTTCAGACTGGAAAGAGGAAGGCAAACGCGTTGTGTTCACCAACGGATGCTTTGATATCCTGCATATCGGCCACATCAAGCTTTTACATGCCGCTGCCGATGAAGGCGACAAACTGGTGGTGGGACTCAACTCAGATATATCGGTCAAACGCCTGAAAGGCGATTGCCGGCCGGTGATGCCGGAAGAGGACCGCGCGGCCCTGCTGGCCAGCATCCGGTGCGTTGACATGGTCGTTATCTTTGAACAGGATACCCCGATCGAACTGATTGCGGCCTTTGAACCCGACGTGATTGTCAAAGGCGGGGATTATTCGCCGGAGACCGTTGTCGGGCACGATATCGTTGAGAGGCGGGGCGGAAAAACCGTGATCATCCCGCTGATCGACGGCGTGAGCACCACCAGCGTCATCCGGTCCATGAAATCCGTAACGTGA
- a CDS encoding DUF370 domain-containing protein produces MEQRLLNIGFGSTVVADRVVAIVSPNSAPIKRLKDEARNENRLVDATHGRRTRAIIVMDSNHIILSAIQSETISQRYQIVKESN; encoded by the coding sequence ATGGAACAGAGGTTGTTGAATATCGGATTTGGAAGTACGGTGGTTGCCGATCGGGTCGTGGCGATAGTCTCGCCGAATTCCGCGCCCATAAAGCGCCTGAAAGACGAGGCCCGGAATGAAAATCGACTTGTCGATGCCACTCATGGGCGTCGAACCCGGGCTATTATTGTCATGGACAGCAATCATATTATTCTTTCGGCGATCCAGTCGGAAACCATATCTCAACGGTATCAGATAGTGAAGGAATCAAATTGA
- the rlmB gene encoding 23S rRNA (guanosine(2251)-2'-O)-methyltransferase RlmB, with protein MKKTELIYGFHPVNEALKAARRQIYKLFLAKDKKAERYESLVTTARALGIFVEMVNASQLAHMAGSDAHQGIGAETGPYPFAQLSDITDVPEFIASNPFLLLLDNVLDPHNLGALVRTALCAGVNGVVIPKDRAAAPTPLVSKTSAGAIEHVRIARVTNMASTINSLKESGLWIAGMDKSAEKSIFDSNLSGPTAVVIGGEENGIRPLVKKQCDFLMSIPQIGQFDSLNASVAGAVVLYETFRQRHVHQQL; from the coding sequence GTGAAAAAAACAGAGTTGATTTATGGCTTTCATCCGGTAAACGAGGCACTGAAGGCGGCTCGAAGGCAGATTTATAAACTGTTTCTGGCAAAGGATAAAAAGGCGGAACGCTATGAAAGCCTTGTAACGACGGCGCGTGCGCTTGGCATTTTTGTCGAAATGGTGAATGCCTCGCAGCTGGCTCATATGGCCGGATCTGATGCTCATCAGGGAATCGGGGCGGAAACAGGCCCGTATCCGTTCGCTCAGCTTTCCGACATTACCGATGTCCCGGAATTTATTGCTTCCAATCCGTTTTTACTGCTGCTTGATAATGTGCTGGATCCCCACAATCTCGGCGCGCTGGTCAGAACGGCGTTATGTGCCGGCGTAAATGGGGTTGTAATTCCCAAAGACCGGGCGGCCGCACCGACGCCGCTGGTATCCAAAACATCCGCAGGCGCCATCGAGCATGTCAGGATTGCCCGGGTTACCAATATGGCCAGCACGATCAATTCGTTGAAGGAAAGCGGACTCTGGATAGCCGGGATGGATAAATCCGCTGAAAAGAGTATCTTTGACAGCAATTTGAGCGGGCCAACCGCTGTCGTTATTGGCGGCGAGGAAAACGGTATACGTCCTCTGGTGAAAAAACAATGCGATTTTTTGATGTCAATTCCTCAGATCGGGCAGTTTGATTCTCTCAATGCCTCTGTGGCCGGTGCGGTTGTGTTATATGAAACATTCAGGCAGCGCCATGTCCATCAGCAGCTCTGA
- a CDS encoding glycosyltransferase family 2 protein, with translation MNKTPHAVEISVIIVNYNTSELLCRCLDSIARQTGVSSETIVVDNASSDDSRVMIRKNFPWVKLIPNENNQGFARANNQALDLYTGQYVFFLNPDTEVKPGAFRQMIRFMQAHARVGLAGTRLLYPDGSPQSSVERHYPGQKHLKGAFDSLAGDIAWVLGASMIVRQEIIQALNGFDDEFFLYAEDIDLCLRVRKAGWTVGFISEAVVVHWCGQSERKTPPLHVWEKKFDAEIKFYRKHYPAAAVRAIGRDNVLQACWRILTLKLELMVAGDKEIARRKLEKYQLALKTFRAL, from the coding sequence TTGAATAAAACACCTCATGCCGTCGAAATATCGGTGATTATCGTAAACTACAATACGTCCGAGTTGCTCTGCCGGTGCCTGGATTCCATTGCCCGGCAGACAGGGGTTTCATCGGAAACCATTGTGGTGGACAATGCATCGAGTGATGACAGCCGGGTTATGATTCGAAAAAATTTTCCATGGGTCAAACTTATTCCTAACGAAAATAATCAGGGGTTTGCCCGTGCCAATAATCAGGCGTTGGATCTGTATACGGGGCAGTACGTATTTTTTCTGAATCCGGATACAGAAGTCAAACCCGGTGCATTCAGACAAATGATCCGGTTTATGCAGGCGCATGCCCGCGTCGGTCTGGCCGGCACAAGGCTTTTGTACCCGGACGGATCCCCTCAATCTTCCGTGGAGCGGCATTATCCCGGGCAAAAACACCTGAAGGGGGCTTTTGACAGCCTGGCTGGAGATATCGCATGGGTTCTGGGTGCCAGCATGATCGTCCGGCAGGAGATCATTCAGGCGCTGAACGGCTTTGATGACGAGTTTTTTCTGTATGCCGAAGATATCGATTTATGTCTGAGAGTGCGGAAAGCCGGATGGACTGTCGGGTTCATTTCCGAGGCGGTCGTGGTTCACTGGTGCGGTCAGAGTGAACGGAAAACGCCTCCGCTGCACGTCTGGGAAAAGAAATTTGATGCGGAAATCAAATTTTACCGCAAACACTATCCTGCCGCCGCTGTCCGGGCGATTGGCCGGGACAATGTCCTTCAGGCCTGCTGGCGGATTCTGACGTTAAAGCTGGAACTGATGGTTGCCGGGGATAAAGAGATAGCCCGCCGTAAACTTGAAAAATATCAGCTCGCACTGAAGACGTTTCGCGCCTTGTAA
- a CDS encoding Trm112 family protein, with translation MSTISEELLEILVCPKCKGAVHLVRAENVLVCDRCRLAYEIRDGIPIMLIEEARRVEE, from the coding sequence ATGTCGACTATCTCTGAGGAACTGCTTGAAATATTGGTTTGCCCGAAATGCAAGGGGGCTGTACATCTTGTCCGGGCTGAAAACGTCCTGGTTTGCGATCGCTGTCGCCTGGCCTATGAAATAAGGGACGGTATCCCGATTATGCTGATCGAAGAAGCCAGGCGGGTAGAGGAATGA
- a CDS encoding YicC family protein — MIKSMTAFAAVEKTENQLTVSTEIRTYNSRYLDVVLRVPQGYASLEEKIKNLISEHVIRGRVEIKLVIQDASEEVYGFEVNEAKAKAYMGALSRLKDLFGINTDVTLDMLMENGGLIRPVDIRQDLEACWAIVRDCLTRALIDLDAMRKREGDFIARDFAGRLDDIQQKVCRIENASADLLAFYQNRLRERITVLTQGMVEIDPGRISQEAAFLADRSDISEEITRTKSHVLQFRELMEMDEPAGRKLNFLLQELNREFNTMGSKTANAAISHVIVDVKSELEKIREQVQNIE; from the coding sequence ATGATTAAAAGTATGACCGCATTTGCGGCAGTGGAAAAAACCGAAAACCAGCTGACCGTTTCAACGGAAATTCGAACGTACAACAGCCGGTATCTGGATGTTGTGCTAAGGGTTCCTCAAGGATACGCCAGTCTGGAAGAAAAGATAAAAAATCTGATATCAGAGCATGTGATCCGGGGCCGTGTTGAAATAAAGCTCGTGATTCAGGACGCCTCGGAGGAAGTTTACGGATTTGAAGTCAACGAAGCCAAAGCCAAAGCCTATATGGGGGCGCTGTCCCGCCTGAAGGATCTTTTCGGGATCAATACGGATGTAACCCTGGACATGCTGATGGAAAACGGCGGGCTCATCAGGCCCGTCGATATCAGACAGGATCTGGAGGCGTGCTGGGCGATTGTGCGGGACTGTCTGACCCGGGCACTGATCGATCTGGATGCCATGCGAAAGCGGGAAGGTGATTTTATTGCCCGGGATTTTGCCGGCCGGCTCGATGATATTCAGCAAAAAGTATGCCGGATTGAAAATGCTTCGGCTGACTTGCTGGCGTTTTACCAGAACCGCCTCCGGGAGCGTATCACCGTTCTGACGCAGGGGATGGTGGAGATTGATCCGGGAAGAATTTCGCAGGAAGCGGCGTTTCTGGCAGACCGAAGCGATATTTCGGAAGAAATTACCCGGACGAAAAGCCATGTGCTGCAGTTTCGGGAGTTGATGGAAATGGATGAACCGGCGGGAAGAAAGCTGAATTTTCTGCTTCAGGAATTGAACCGTGAGTTTAACACGATGGGATCAAAGACGGCCAATGCCGCTATATCTCACGTTATCGTCGACGTCAAGTCTGAGCTTGAAAAGATCAGAGAACAGGTTCAGAATATTGAATAG
- a CDS encoding glycosyltransferase family 4 protein has protein sequence MAKLKIAVVIPRYGLIGGAETVVFELTERLAGFEDFEIHVFANRWRCGQAPVTFHRVPVIGFPRWLGPVSFALFARRRIRSIGCDIIHSHERIFEMDLFTFHGIPHATWIREARQKRLSLFDRATARVEQKGISGAGAPLILPVSNLVRDELLKVYDLPDSRIQVVHPGVSVRRFSDPDRTGCRSEIRKLHGLTPEDGVVLFVGMNFEIKRLDLVIGGLAEASRNSPDCRRMKLLVVGRGNTEKYRKLAQELGIAEQVIFAGVTREVEKYYLAADILAMPSHFDTFGLVVLEAMVAGLPVIISEKVGAKDLIKSGQNGFVLSDSADASEMGAVLAALADPDKRHQMGKNARKIAVKCDWDHVASQVAEIYRRLGREKRISK, from the coding sequence TTGGCAAAGTTAAAAATTGCAGTCGTCATTCCCAGATATGGATTGATCGGCGGGGCCGAAACGGTGGTGTTCGAACTTACAGAGCGGCTGGCCGGCTTTGAGGATTTTGAGATCCATGTGTTTGCCAACCGATGGCGATGCGGCCAGGCGCCTGTCACCTTCCACCGCGTACCGGTCATCGGTTTTCCCCGGTGGCTGGGTCCGGTCAGCTTCGCCCTGTTCGCCCGAAGGAGGATCCGGTCGATCGGATGCGATATTATTCACAGCCATGAGCGTATCTTTGAAATGGATCTGTTTACGTTTCATGGCATTCCTCATGCAACCTGGATCAGGGAAGCCAGACAGAAGCGTCTGAGCCTTTTTGACAGGGCCACTGCCCGGGTGGAGCAAAAGGGGATTTCCGGGGCGGGCGCACCGCTTATTCTGCCGGTTTCAAACCTGGTCAGGGACGAACTGCTGAAGGTATATGACCTTCCGGACAGCCGGATACAGGTCGTTCATCCCGGTGTGTCGGTCCGGCGGTTTTCCGATCCGGATCGAACCGGTTGCCGGAGCGAGATTCGTAAATTGCATGGGTTGACTCCGGAGGATGGGGTTGTGTTGTTTGTCGGGATGAATTTTGAGATCAAACGGCTGGATCTCGTGATAGGAGGCCTTGCCGAAGCGTCTCGTAATTCGCCTGATTGCAGGCGGATGAAACTGCTTGTCGTCGGCAGGGGAAACACGGAAAAATATCGGAAGCTGGCGCAAGAATTGGGTATTGCCGAACAGGTGATTTTTGCAGGGGTAACCCGTGAGGTTGAAAAATATTATCTGGCCGCGGATATCCTGGCCATGCCGTCACATTTCGATACCTTCGGCCTGGTTGTTCTTGAAGCCATGGTTGCCGGACTGCCGGTGATTATTTCGGAAAAAGTGGGAGCAAAAGATTTGATCAAATCCGGGCAAAATGGTTTCGTGTTATCGGATTCTGCAGATGCTTCGGAGATGGGCGCTGTCCTGGCTGCGTTGGCAGATCCGGACAAACGGCATCAAATGGGGAAAAATGCCCGGAAGATTGCCGTCAAATGTGACTGGGATCATGTTGCCAGCCAGGTGGCTGAGATCTACCGGAGGCTTGGCAGGGAAAAAAGAATTTCTAAATAA